From Myxococcus stipitatus, one genomic window encodes:
- a CDS encoding radical SAM protein produces the protein MEGRYSLIGHVRSLLADEEGTLYKDAPYRVALCYPSPYHVGMSSLGFQAIYREVHEHPGATAERVFLPDDVEAFQRTRTPLFTWESQAPVSSFSMLAFSVAYELELTGFFTLLELAGLPLLAEQRRDGRHPLVVAGGPLTFSNPDPLEPFVDVLVQGESEDLIHVLIEAAASMEREALLDHLARIPGFRVPGRGGQRYHVAKAQDARLPARSQIITPHTELRSMFLIEPERGCSRGCHYCVMRRTTNGGMRTVPPERILSLIPEHARRVGLVGAAVTDHPRIVELLRTLVDAGREVGVSSLRADRLTQELVDQLRRGGATNLTVAADGASQRMRDMVDRKHSEEQIVRAAGFARAAGMKQLKVYNVVGLPFEDETDIDELIRFTTELSRILPVALGVAPFVAKRNTPLDGAPFAGIREVESRLERLRKGLRGRAEVRPTSARWAWVEYMLAQCGPEGGLAAMDAWRAGAGFSAWKKAFEARGCEPYLARRVEDGRRNPTIWPSVPKVAPAPSAV, from the coding sequence ATGGAGGGCCGTTACTCACTCATCGGGCATGTCCGTTCGCTGCTGGCGGACGAGGAGGGGACCCTCTACAAGGACGCCCCCTACCGGGTGGCCCTCTGCTACCCGAGCCCCTATCACGTGGGGATGAGCTCGCTGGGCTTCCAGGCCATCTACCGGGAAGTCCATGAGCACCCCGGCGCGACCGCGGAGCGCGTCTTCCTGCCGGATGACGTGGAGGCGTTCCAGCGGACCCGGACGCCGTTGTTCACCTGGGAGTCGCAGGCTCCCGTCTCCAGCTTCTCCATGCTCGCGTTCTCCGTGGCGTACGAGCTGGAGCTGACGGGCTTCTTCACGCTGCTGGAGCTGGCGGGGTTGCCGCTCCTGGCAGAGCAGCGACGGGACGGCCGACATCCGCTGGTGGTGGCGGGAGGGCCGCTGACGTTCTCCAACCCGGACCCGCTGGAGCCGTTCGTGGACGTGCTCGTCCAGGGCGAGTCCGAGGACCTCATCCACGTCCTCATCGAGGCCGCGGCGTCCATGGAGCGCGAGGCGCTGCTGGACCACCTGGCGCGCATCCCCGGCTTCCGGGTGCCGGGACGGGGCGGGCAGCGCTACCACGTGGCCAAGGCGCAGGACGCCCGCCTGCCGGCCCGGTCCCAAATCATCACGCCGCACACGGAGCTGCGCTCGATGTTCCTCATCGAGCCGGAGCGGGGCTGTTCGCGCGGTTGCCATTACTGCGTCATGCGCCGGACGACGAATGGGGGCATGCGGACGGTGCCCCCGGAGCGCATCCTCTCGCTCATCCCGGAACATGCCCGGCGGGTGGGACTGGTGGGCGCGGCGGTGACGGACCATCCCCGCATCGTGGAGCTGCTGCGCACGTTGGTGGACGCCGGGCGCGAGGTGGGGGTGTCGTCCCTGCGGGCGGACCGGCTGACGCAGGAGCTGGTGGACCAGCTGCGCCGGGGCGGCGCCACGAACCTGACGGTGGCGGCGGACGGGGCCTCGCAGCGGATGCGGGACATGGTCGACCGCAAACACTCCGAGGAGCAGATCGTCCGCGCGGCGGGCTTCGCTCGCGCGGCCGGGATGAAGCAGCTCAAGGTGTACAACGTGGTGGGGCTGCCCTTCGAGGACGAGACGGACATCGACGAGCTCATCCGCTTCACCACGGAGCTGTCGCGCATCCTCCCGGTGGCGTTGGGGGTGGCGCCGTTCGTGGCCAAGCGCAACACCCCGCTGGACGGCGCGCCCTTCGCGGGCATCCGCGAGGTGGAGTCCCGGCTGGAGCGGCTGCGCAAGGGCCTGCGGGGCCGCGCCGAGGTGCGCCCCACGTCCGCGCGGTGGGCGTGGGTGGAGTACATGCTGGCCCAGTGCGGCCCCGAGGGTGGGCTGGCGGCCATGGACGCCTGGCGCGCGGGGGCGGGCTTCTCCGCGTGGAAGAAGGCCTTCGAGGCGCGCGGGTGCGAGCCCTACCTGGCCCGGCGGGTGGAGGACGGTCGCCGCAACCCCACCATCTGGCCCAGTGTCCCGAAGGTGGCTCCCGCGCCGTCCGCCGTGTGA